The segment GGTCAATGATCCAAATGCGGCAACTTGGTTTTGCATAGCGATACAGGCCAGCTGCGGGATAGACGTTCAAAGATGTACCAACTATGATAATAGCGTCCGACTCCGAAACGATCTGAGCAGCAGGTAAAAGGTTCGGAACTTCTTCCCCAAACCAAACAATATTTGGCCGAAGCTGATATCCGCTTTCGCACTTATCGCCCAAATTCAGTTGCCATGTATCCAATTCATATGTACGAAACGGTGAACCTGTGCTTCTCGCCTTTTTCAATTCGCCATGAAGGTGAAGTACGTTCGTATTTCCTGCGCGTTCGTGCAGGTCATCCACATTTTGCGTGATCACTTGCACGTCATACAGTTTCTGAAGTTCTGTGATGGCGAAGTGAGCA is part of the Flavobacteriales bacterium genome and harbors:
- a CDS encoding NAD-dependent deacylase, giving the protein MKRITILSGAGISAESGISTFRDSDGLWEKHRIEDVATPEAWHRNPKLVLDFYNLRRKQLSEVEPNAAHFAITELQKLYDVQVITQNVDDLHERAGNTNVLHLHGELKKARSTGSPFRTYELDTWQLNLGDKCESGYQLRPNIVWFGEEVPNLLPAAQIVSESDAIIIVGTSLNVYPAAGLYRYAKPSCRIWIIDPNAHELRYPDSIVALNEKAGAALPRLVRSLLNGEIIL